Proteins encoded in a region of the Bacteroidales bacterium genome:
- a CDS encoding amino acid permease gives MNVSKKFGTAPVFFTAISTILGAILFLRFGFAVGTLGFWGVIFIILLGHLVTIPTALAISEIATNKRVEGGGEYFIISRSFGLNIGATIGIALFMSQAISIAFYVIAFTEAFEFFFNYMKETHDIFLPRQVVSIPVMILLSILILKKGANLGVKALYFVVAVLVISLILFFVGTTSYAETSSFNFANAEFRNLDNFFVVFAIIFPAFTGMTAGVGLSGDLKNPGKSIPIGTTVATVAGMIIYFFIAYKLAYSASPEDLMTDQFVMGKVAKWGWLVIPIGLAASTISSALGSVMVAPRTLQALASDKSFPVSGINNWLSKGRKKDNEPTNASLFTVIIAMVFVIIGDINAVAEIISMFFMVTYGSLSLISLLNHFGSSPSYRPSFKSKWYISLIGFVASVWIMFKINMPYAVAAIILMTLLYIYINSYHKKRKGLVSIFANTIFQVNRSLQIYLQRHKNKKEYVEWRPSAICISKNSFKRDNAFRLLNWISYKYGFGTYLHRIEGYYSKSTYKQSEKELKKLLKNMGTNNFVYIDTIISPSYTSAIAQAIQIPGIAGMENNMVIFEYDKEDPAGLKDIIDNFKLVNSGNFDVCILASSRKPVYYKNGIHVWIKNADEENGNLMILLSFIILGHPDWKKADIKIFDICKEEEADGVRTHLNELVKSGRLPITSQNIEIIIQSEDVAPKTIINEYSSDAGLTIIGFREEMLTHEESKHFQNYDDIGNILFVNSHNKKDIE, from the coding sequence ATGAACGTAAGCAAAAAATTCGGAACGGCTCCGGTTTTCTTTACCGCAATATCAACCATTCTTGGAGCCATATTATTTTTACGTTTTGGTTTTGCTGTCGGAACACTCGGTTTTTGGGGTGTAATCTTTATTATTTTATTAGGACACCTTGTTACAATTCCCACAGCACTTGCCATTTCAGAAATAGCTACAAATAAGCGAGTTGAAGGCGGCGGCGAATATTTTATTATTTCACGCTCTTTCGGTCTTAATATCGGAGCAACAATCGGAATTGCATTATTTATGTCACAAGCCATAAGTATTGCTTTTTATGTTATTGCATTTACCGAAGCATTTGAATTCTTTTTTAACTACATGAAAGAAACCCATGACATCTTTCTTCCTCGACAAGTTGTAAGCATTCCGGTTATGATTTTGCTTTCTATTCTTATTTTGAAAAAAGGTGCAAACCTCGGTGTAAAAGCACTATACTTTGTAGTTGCCGTGCTTGTTATTTCATTAATCTTGTTTTTTGTCGGAACTACATCTTATGCCGAAACATCCTCATTCAACTTTGCAAATGCCGAATTCCGAAACCTTGATAATTTCTTTGTTGTTTTTGCAATAATTTTTCCTGCTTTTACGGGTATGACAGCCGGAGTAGGTTTATCCGGCGATTTAAAAAACCCCGGAAAATCAATTCCGATAGGAACAACTGTTGCAACCGTTGCAGGCATGATTATTTACTTTTTTATTGCTTATAAATTAGCATATTCGGCAAGCCCCGAAGATTTAATGACCGACCAATTTGTAATGGGGAAAGTTGCAAAATGGGGTTGGCTTGTTATACCTATAGGTTTGGCGGCATCAACAATTTCATCAGCTCTCGGTTCGGTTATGGTTGCTCCGCGTACACTGCAAGCTTTAGCAAGCGATAAGTCATTTCCGGTATCCGGAATTAATAATTGGTTGTCAAAAGGCAGAAAAAAAGACAACGAACCGACCAATGCTTCATTATTTACGGTAATTATTGCAATGGTTTTTGTTATCATCGGAGATATCAACGCCGTTGCCGAAATTATTTCCATGTTTTTTATGGTAACCTACGGCTCATTAAGTTTAATTTCATTGCTTAATCATTTCGGTTCTTCTCCGTCTTACCGACCGTCATTTAAATCAAAATGGTATATTTCGCTAATCGGTTTTGTTGCTTCGGTTTGGATTATGTTTAAAATTAACATGCCTTACGCAGTAGCTGCAATAATCTTAATGACACTGCTTTACATTTATATTAATTCATATCATAAAAAAAGAAAAGGTTTAGTTTCAATTTTTGCAAATACTATTTTTCAAGTAAACCGAAGTTTACAAATTTACCTTCAGAGGCATAAAAACAAAAAAGAATATGTTGAATGGCGACCGAGTGCAATTTGTATTTCAAAAAACTCGTTTAAACGCGACAATGCTTTCAGGCTCTTAAATTGGATATCATACAAATACGGATTCGGAACATATTTGCACCGTATTGAAGGCTACTATTCAAAAAGTACTTATAAACAATCAGAAAAAGAACTTAAAAAACTTCTGAAAAATATGGGAACAAATAATTTTGTTTATATCGACACAATTATCTCTCCTTCATACACTTCTGCTATTGCACAAGCAATCCAAATTCCCGGTATTGCCGGAATGGAAAACAATATGGTTATTTTTGAATACGATAAGGAAGACCCCGCAGGCTTAAAAGATATAATTGATAATTTCAAACTCGTAAACTCAGGTAATTTTGATGTTTGTATTCTTGCATCAAGTCGAAAACCGGTATATTACAAAAACGGTATTCATGTCTGGATAAAAAATGCCGATGAAGAAAACGGGAACTTAATGATTCTTCTGAGTTTTATAATTCTCGGGCATCCTGATTGGAAAAAAGCTGATATTAAAATTTTTGATATATGTAAAGAAGAAGAAGCTGACGGTGTAAGAACACATTTAAACGAACTGGTAAAAAGCGGAAGACTGCCGATTACATCCCAAAATATTGAAATAATTATTCAATCGGAAGATGTTGCTCCGAAAACAATAATAAATGAATATTCGTCTGATGCCGGATTAACAATTATAGGCTTCCGAGAAGAAATGTTGACACACGAAGAAAGCAAACATTTTCAAAATTATGACGATATCGGAAATATCTTATTCGTAAATTCTCACAATAAAAAAGATATTGAATAA
- a CDS encoding ATP-binding protein → MKFRTLKTTNPRKISFAVSFLHTLFVSILYLTASFLFPEIKFNLFVLLIFNTAIFIFSFFLFEYILKRFIYDKIRLIYKTIRNLKLQKNEKPEVDLKGDIIKEVKDEVEEWSKEHEVEISTLKERETFRREYIGNISHELKNPIFNIQGYIYSLINGAIDDKKLTTKYLKRTNKNIERIIDILEDLDTISELERINLKPDFKKFDILQLAKDVNELFIDKTSDKNIKLFFREDYTNPIYAFGNKKKIKQVFINLIDNAIKYSSKNGKIKISFFDMDKNYLIEITDEGPGISENDLPRIFERFYRTDKARSRDKGGTGLGLAIVKHIIEAHKQTINVRSTTGVGTTFAFTISKA, encoded by the coding sequence GTGAAATTCAGAACATTAAAAACTACAAACCCTCGCAAAATATCTTTTGCCGTAAGTTTTCTGCATACACTTTTTGTTTCAATACTGTATTTAACAGCATCATTTTTATTTCCTGAAATAAAATTCAATCTATTCGTACTATTAATATTCAACACAGCAATCTTTATCTTTTCGTTTTTTCTTTTTGAATATATTTTAAAAAGATTTATTTATGACAAAATAAGACTGATATACAAAACAATACGTAACTTAAAACTTCAAAAGAACGAAAAACCGGAAGTTGATTTAAAAGGAGATATAATAAAAGAAGTAAAAGACGAAGTTGAAGAATGGAGCAAAGAGCATGAAGTTGAAATCTCAACATTAAAAGAAAGAGAAACATTCAGAAGAGAATACATAGGAAATATATCTCATGAGCTTAAAAACCCAATTTTTAACATTCAAGGATATATTTATTCTTTAATAAACGGAGCAATTGATGATAAAAAATTAACAACGAAATACCTGAAAAGAACCAATAAAAATATAGAAAGAATTATTGATATTCTTGAAGATTTAGATACAATTTCAGAACTTGAAAGAATTAATTTAAAACCGGATTTTAAGAAATTTGACATTTTACAATTGGCAAAAGATGTTAATGAACTTTTTATAGACAAAACATCTGATAAAAACATAAAACTCTTTTTCAGAGAAGATTATACAAATCCTATTTATGCTTTCGGAAACAAAAAAAAAATAAAACAAGTTTTTATTAATCTGATTGATAATGCAATAAAATATAGTTCCAAAAACGGAAAAATAAAAATCAGCTTTTTCGATATGGACAAAAACTATCTTATAGAAATAACCGATGAAGGCCCGGGAATATCGGAAAATGATTTACCTCGAATTTTTGAACGTTTTTACAGAACAGATAAAGCACGGTCGAGAGATAAAGGCGGTACCGGTCTTGGGCTGGCAATTGTTAAACACATTATTGAAGCTCACAAACAAACAATTAACGTAAGAAGCACAACCGGAGTAGGGACTACATTTGCATTCACAATTTCAAAAGCATAA